ACCGAAGGCGGGGGGAAGGTACAGAAGGGCGGGCGCCAGGACGATCCCGCCGCCGATCCCGAGCAACCCGGAGAGGCAGCTGACCGCGAACCCCGTGAAAAGAATCAGTACCGCCAGCCCCGGCTCGATCATGGCGGCGCCTACAACACGACCTCGATCCGCCCTGCCGGTTCCGCGATGAACTCCCCGATGGCCGCTGCCGATACGCCCGCTTCGGCGAGACCCGAGAGCAGGTCCTCGAACCTCGAAGGGTCTACCGCGAAGAGGAGCCCGCCGGAAGTCTGGGCATCGCAGAGCAGGAGGCGATCGATCTCGTCGATCGCGTCATGGTAGCTCACGGCCCGGTCAAGCGACTCCTTGTTGCGGCGCGTCCCCCCGGGGATCGATCCCCCGGCGGCGAGTTCCCGTGCCCCTGGAAGGAGGGGAACGGCGGACAGCCGGATCCGCGCGCCGACGCCGCCGAGCATCTCGCGGAGGTGACCCAGCAAGCCGAAGCCGGTTATGTCGGTGCATGCGCGCACACCGACCTCCCGTGCAACCTCGGCCGCCGCACGGTTCAAGGTCGCCATGGTCTCGATCGCCGCCCTCATCGCCTCCTCGCCCGCGACGCCCCCCTTCATGGCTGTCGTCACGATTCCTGTTCCAATTGGTTTTGTGAGGACGAGCCGGTCCCCCATGCGCCCTCCGACGTTTGCCCAATACTTCATCGGATGGACGAAGCCGGTCACGCACAGGCCGTACTTCGGTTCCTTGTCGTCGACGGTGTGGCCGCCGACGATATCGATGCCGGCTTCCCTGGCCTTCTCCGCCCCGCCGCGAAGGATCTCCGCGAGCATCGACATCGGTGTCGCGTCGCTGCCTCTCGGAAAACCCACGACGTTAAGGGCCAGGACGGGCCGTCCGCCCATGGCATAGATATCGCTTAAGGAATTGGCCGCGGCGATGGCTCCGAACTGATAGGGGTCGTCCACCACCGGGGTGAAGAAGTCCACGGTCTGGATCAGCGCCAGTTCGTCGGAGACACGGTAGATCGCCGCATCGTCGGCGGTCTTTGGACCGACGAGCACGTTCGGGTCGGTGATCTCTGGCAAGCCGCTCAGAACCTGAGCGAGGTCCTCGGGACCGATCTTGCCCGCTCACCCCGCGCAGTGGGAGAGCTGGGTCAAACGTACAGTGCTTCCAGACATGGTTCGCCTCCATTTTTTGTCCGACTCGACTACAGGACTCCCGCATCGCGCCGGCAATTGTCATGGTATGCTTGCAAATAGCTATTTTGGAAATGCATAATATTATTCGTTACCATGCGAATTACTTTGGGTATCCGATGAACCCGCATCACCTTCGCACCTTCCTTGCCGTCTGGAGGCACCGGAACTACACCCGGGCGGCCGAGGAGATCTTCCTCACCCAGCCGGCGGTCTCGCGGCAGGTGCGTCAGCTCGAGGAGAAGCTCGGCGTTCGGCTTTTCGAGCGGATCGGCAAGTCGCTTCACCTGACGGATGCCGGCAAGACGCTTGCCGGCGAGGCGGAGAAGCTGCTTGGGGCGATGGAGAGGACCGCCGAGGCGGTCCGTTCCCATCGCTCCGCCGAACGCGGATCCGTAAGGATTGGAGCCAGCACGACCCCCGGGTTCTACCTGCTTCCGGACCTTCTCGGCCGGTTCCACCGCCGTTTCCCGAAGGTGGCTCTCCATTACACGGTGGAGAATTCTCTCCGGATCGAGCAGATGATCCTCCGGAATGAGCTCGACCTGGGATTCGTCGGCGCTCACCTGTCAAGCGAGGATCTTGTGCTGAAGCCGCTTCTGGAGGACGAGATCGTCTGCTTCACCGCCCCGTCGCATCGCCTTGCGAAGGTGCGTCACGTCGCCCCGGGCTCGCTCGAAGATGAGTTGTGGATCATCCGCGAGAAGGGCTCGGCAACCCGCCGGCTCTTCGAGGATTGGCTGTCATCGAGGAAGGGGACGATCCGGAAAACGATCGAACTTACCTGCCCCGAGACGTGCAAGGCGCTGGTCCGCGCCGGAATCGGGCTCTCCTTCATGTCGGTCCATGGACTGCGATCCGAACTCCGGGCCGGGCGCCTCGTGAGAATCCCGGTGACGGGGATGTCCCTGAAGCGACCGATCTTCCTCGCCATGCACTCCGAAAAGCGCTGTTCGCCCGTGATGGAAACCTTCCTGCGGATCGTGGAGGGCGCGCTTCCGAAGCCGGCAACTACGGAGGAAATGCGCCGATTCAAGGAATCGTGAACCCGCGACGAGGCCGGGGGAATCGTAACGGTCCGATAAGAACGAAAGGGAGGCATGGAACATGGGAGGGATCGGGGGAGCGGTTCGGACGGCGGTCTGCGGCACGGCGCTGATGCTTCTGGCGCTGCCGGGCATTTCGGCGGCGACGGAGCCCGCCGGGATGGGCGGAATGCGGCACGGCGACCACGCCGGCATGAAAACGGGCGATCTCGGGAAGATGAAGCCCGGCATGCACGACACGGAGAGGGGAGAAAAGATTTTCTCCGGAAAGGTCGGCCCCTGGATGGGCGAGGCCCGGCTGGTCGACATGAGGGCGCAGTTGGAGCGGTCCGGTGTGTCGGCCAAGACCGCCGCCCGGTTCGCCGGCAAGCGCCACCTGATGCTGTTCCTCACCGATCCGGCGACCGGGAAGCAGGTTTCCGAAGCGGTGGGGAAGGTCGTCATCGCGGGTCCCGACAAGGCTTCCTCCTCGATCGTCACCCTCATTCCGATGGGTTTGCACATCGGTGTGGACGTCGACATGCCGGCTCCGGGGAAATACACGTTCAAGGCGGAGATCGAATCGGGCGGGAAAAAGGGTAGCGCGACCTTTCCCTGGACGTTGAAGTAAGCGGGGCGAACTCGAATGAAACGTGCCGGATGGGATTGATCCTTGGCGAAGATCGGCCCGAAAAGGGGGGAAAAGCGGCAGGGCGCCGTTGTGCTGTTTCGTTCGATCCTGTTTCTTTTCCTGCTGTTTTCCTCCGCGGCCATCCTCCCGTTGGCGGACTATTTCCTGAAGGAGTTCGCGGCCGCTTCCGGCAAGACGATCGATCGGTTTACCCCGGAAGCGCGGACGGCGATGGGAAAATATCCATGGCCGGGGAATGTGCGGGAGCTGCGGAACGTGGTCGAACGCGCCGTGATCCTTGCCCAGGGGGAGATCGATGCAACGCATCCGGCCTCTTTCGTCGTGCGCCCGGCAGGGCGCACTCACTTGGAGGTGGAAGTCCTCTACGGACCCTGATGACGGGGACCGTTAGCCGAACCGCAAGGGCTGCCGCCGCGAGGCGGGGTCTGAAGGAAGCGGCAGGCAAACCCCCGGCCCGAGGAACACGAAGCGCATAGAAGGCAACCGCACTTGGGCGAGAAGGCGACAAGATTCGAAGCCCGATCGTCATCCGGAAGGTGCGGGAGTAGATGCGACGGGTGTATGGGGGGAAGGTGGGTGCGCAATACCTGGGGAGATCTGTCCGTTTGCCGATCCGGCTACCGACGTTGAGAGGCGTCGGGATGAACGGGCAGAAGTCCGCCGAGGGCATAGTAGCCGCTGCGCACGGCGGCGAAGGCCCGGACATGGAAGACCGGAAGGGTACCTATTACCTCGTCGGACGAAGGAGACGCACTCAGGATGGCTGAGAAGCCAAAGGACTCCCGGAGGGTAGCGGGCGGAACCCGCGAGAGTAAGGGATGGGAGCGTCAAGCGTCCGCGCTGGGAACGGAAGAACCCCGACCGAAGGCGGAAGGTCTTCTGGAGGAGGTGTTGCGCCGTGAGAACCTGATGGAAGCCCTCATGCGCGTCCGTTCCAACAGGGGAGCGCCGGGAGTCGACGGGATGACGGTCGAAGCCCTGACGCCGTACCTGAAGGAGCACTGGCCGCGCATCCGGGAGGAGTTGCTCGGCGAGACGTACGTTCCCCAACCGATCCGACGGGTAGAGATCCCGAAGCCGGACGGTAAAGGCGTGCGCCTGCTGGGCATCCCGACGGTTCTGGACCGGCTGATCCAACAGTCGATCCTGCAGGTGATGACTCCCATCTTCGATCCCCACGATCTGGACAAGGAGTTGGAACGGCGAGGCCACCGCTTCTGCCGTGTTGCCGACGACTGCAACGTCCGCGTGAAGTCGAAGGCGGCCGGGGAACGGGTGATGGAGTCGATCGCCCGGTACCTGGAGAAGCGGCTGCGTCTGAAGATCAATCGGGACAAGAGTGCGGTGGATCGTCCATGGAACCGCAAGTTCCTCGGGTACACGATGACATCGCACCACCGCACGAAACTCAAGGTGTCGCCCCAGTCGGTGAAACGGGCCAGGGCGCACATCAAGGAGATCGTGCGGAAGGGCCGTGGACGCTCGCTGCCGAAGGTGATCGGGGAAATGACCCCGTTCCTTCGGGGGTGGGTGGCGTACTTCCGGCGATCCCAAGTGAAGGACGTCTTCGAAGAACTGGACAAATGGATACGGCGAAAATTGCGCTGCATCCTGTGGCGGCAGTGGAAGAAGCCGCGCACCAGAGCCGGGAAGATGATCCGACTCGGGATCGAGAGGGAGAGAGCCTTCGCCTCCGCCCGCAATGGCCACGGGCCGTGGTGGAATGCCGGAGCGTCGCATATGAACGCTGCGATTACCGCCAAGTGGCTCAACCAACGGGGACTCACGAGTCTTCTGGCAGAGCATCAACGCCTTGCGTGTCTTGCATGAACCGCCGTATGCCGAACGGCACGTACGGTGGTGTGGGAGGTTGGGGGGCGTAAGGCCCCCCGCCTACCCGATCCTTCATCCAAAGTGTCCACGAGTACGGAGACAAATGACTCCATGGATGATACGATGTGACCACATATTGGAATCGAGGGAGGCGCATGCGATGATCGCCGTCGGAATCCGGGAGTTGAAGATGCGGCTCAGCGAGTACATCCGAAAAGCGTCACGGGGAGAGGAGATCGCGGTGACGACCCGCGGCAGGGAGGTCGCATTCCTTGTTCCTGTGACAAGGGAACGCCGCGCATTGAAGCGGCTCGCGGATGACGGCAAGGCCAGGATGCCGGTG
The genomic region above belongs to Deltaproteobacteria bacterium CG2_30_66_27 and contains:
- a CDS encoding prevent-host-death protein — its product is MIAVGIRELKMRLSEYIRKASRGEEIAVTTRGREVAFLVPVTRERRALKRLADDGKARMPVGKLRGARGLSAKGKSLSDTVIEDRR